TCTATAGTCCTTAAGCTCTTTTGATATGACTAAGGTATTGATATTATAGATTAAATGCCTTCTGTTGAATTCATCAATGATTGCTTTTGTGTACTCTTCTTCAATCAATTCCTCTTCTGTAATAGGTAATTTTATGTCTAGTCCCAAATTACCCAAATAATCAATTTCTGTTATATTAAGTGGCAACTTTTTTATTATATAATTCCTTACCATTTTCTTGGGAAAGAATCTAATGAATGGGTTACGAAAATTAATGTCTCCAGTTTCTTTGTTACAACTTATGATTGCATATTTTTTATACATATAACTCACTTCAAATTATGTTTTAGTATAACTTATTAACATAATGGGGTTTTTATACATGTTTTTTTCAATCAGATAAATTTAATTTCTTCTATTTTTTCTTTTAGTTCCTCCATAGATTGGGTACTATTGATTTCTCTTCTTATATGGGCAGAACCAGGTAATCCTTTTGTATACCAGGAAATATGCTTTCTCATTTCCCTAACAGCTGTGTAGCTGCCTTTATATTCTGACAGCATTTCTAAGTGCCTGTTGATGGTATCTATAATTTCATCTAACGTAGGATTAGGTAGTACCTCTCCGGTTTCTAGGTAATGGATTATCCTACTGAATATCCAAGGGTTACCTTGTGCTCCTCTTCCAATAAGTATACCGTCACAACCAGTTTCTTCTAATAACCTCTTAGCATCTTCTGGTGCAAAAACATCTCCATTGCCTAATACCGGTATTGTTACTGCATCTTTAACTTGTCTTATTATATCCCAATCAGCTTTTCCACTATAATATTGTTCTCTGGTTCTTCCATGTACTCCAATAGCAGCAGCTCCGTTTTCTTCAGCTATCTTAGCTACTTCAACAGCATTGATATTACTTTCATCAAAACCTTTTCTAATCTTGATTGTCAATGGTTTATCTATGGCTGTAGAAACCTTCTTCACTATTTCTCCAATTAACTTAGGATTTTTCATGAGCGCTGAACCTTCATTATTATTAACTATTTTTGGCACTGGACATCCCATATTAATATCAATTATGTCTATAAGAGGATTTTCTTCAGTAATTCTTTTTGCCATTTCAGCCATAAGGTCTGGTTCTGATCCAAAAAGCTGTACTGCTACTGGTCGCTCTCTTTCATCTATCTGCATTAATAGTTTTGTATTCTTATTATTATAGTATATAGCTTTTGCGCTTACCATTTCTGTGTATACCAATCCGCATCCTTGTTCTTTGCATAATAGTCTGTATGGTAAGTCGGTTACACCTGCCATAGGTGCTAATATTACATTGTTCTCAAGCTCTATATTTCCAATTTTCATTTTCATAGCATCACTCAGTTTTTATTTTTATCGTGTATTATTTTAAGTCCCTTCAATGTTAACATTGGGTCATATACGTCTATAGCATTTGTTTCTTTGTAGATGACTTTGGCAAGTCCGCCTGTTGCAACTACTTTCATATCAGGTAAGTTCATCTCTTCTTTTACCTTCTTGACAATATATTCAACTTGTCCTATATAACCATAAACCAATCCTGCCTGCATACTAGTGATGGTATTCTTTGCAAGGATAGTCTTAGGTTTCTTGATCTCTATTTCTGGTAGTTTAGCTGCCTTTTGCCATAGAGCATTAGCGCTTATCTTAAGCCCTGGTGATGTTATGGCTGCATTGAATATTCCATCTTCCGTAACTATATCGTAAGTAGTTGCAGTTCCAAAATCAATAACTATGGCAGGTCCTCCATAAGTATAATAAGCACTTACTATATTGACAATTCTATCTGCTCCAACTTCTTTTGGATTGTCTGTTCTTATATTGATACCTGTTTTTACCCCAGGTCCAACTATTATAGGAGTAGTTTTAAAATATTTTATTATACCATTAACCAGTGAATACATGATATTAGGAACTACAGAAGCAATGATTACATCTTTTACTTCATTCACATCTATTCCCTTATGTAAAAATAAATTATACATGAATAGCCCATATTCATCTGATGTTCTAGGTGTTTTTGTTGTCATTCTCCAATTTGCCACTAGTTTATCTTCTTCATAAGCTCCTAACACTATGTTAGTATTGCCAATATCTATAACTAATAACATTCAATCACTTCCTTTAATAATCTATTACTATTTTTTTGATTAAATAATAGTGGTAATCACCTTAGATAGGCTATCACCACTATTAGAATATTTATTTTCTATAAAAAGCCTTTTTGAGGGAATAAACTACTCCTATGGATACTGCGGCGGCTAGAACAGCTTCTCCTACACCGCTTGTAGTAGCAACAGAGTATATTAACGTTTTTGCCTCTACGCCCAATTTGTCTTTTATAAAGTCAGAGTATACTATGAATATCATACCAAGTACACCTATAGTGTTAGTAAAACTACCAATTACAGCACCAAAACCAACAGCTATTGATTCTGATTTTTTAGTTTTACCTAGCAGGTGTTTAATCAATGCATATGAATAATAAGTTGTAATCCCTATCAATATTCTTGGCAATACTGAAATAAGTGGATTCATGAATAATGGGTCTAATGGTGATGCTGGCATAGTAAATGCTTTAATCAAAGTCGCTACACCGAATCCCAAACCGACTACAACACCCATGATAGGTCCTTCAACAATAGCTATTATTATTGTAGGTATATGTAATATCGTTGGGTTAATTGGTGGTAAAGGAATCAATCCAAGTGGTGTATATGCTAGAATAATAGTTATAGCCACCATTACCGAAGCTAATACAAGTTTCCTAGTACTTACTCTTTTTTTCATTGTTCCAACCTCCTGTTCTCATTCCCTAAGGATACAAGACATTCTTTATATTTAGTTTTCTCATAGTCTATCTATAACTTGATAATTACACTTAGTTTGATGTATAGTCTAATGAAAAATACCAGTCATATTATAACATAATTTCATCAAATAACAACTATATTAATCCACAAAAATTCATCAATCTATACTCTATAATCAACACAAGCTCTAGCCATTGCAACTTTTTTGATGAACTTACCTACTAAAGCATGGTCTGGATTGATCTGATATGCATTAAGGTCTGATATTGATTCTACATCTACAGTAAGAACCAAATCATAATTACTATTATCAGCTTCATCATCGTTCAATCCTACATGAAGATATTTTATTTCTTCTACTTTACCTTGTAATTTTTCTAACAACTCTTTTGTCTTGTTTAGATTATATTTCTTATCATTGCCTTCTGCTTCTTCTTGATATTTGAACATTACCACGTGACGGATCATAATTGTTTTCTCCTCTTCTATATTATTTAATTTTATTCTTCTCCTAGATAAAATACTCTGAAAAACATTTCTAAGGATTCCCATAATTCCTGCTTGTCAGTTTGCATTTGCTTGATCTTAAGACCACTGCCGATTTCATCAAATAATAAATCATTCTCATTGGCTTCTACTTCTAAGAACAAGTCACCACTTTCTTCAAATCCTATAGTCAGAATTCCACCAACATCTTCTGTATATAAAACAGATAAGATTTTAAGTTCATCCTTTATCTGTTGTGGAAGCTGTTCAAAGTCTTCGTTCAAATAATACTTTTTATTATAAGCATTGGAAACACATAATATTACTCTTTCATCAAACATATATATCAAATCCTTTCATTATCATATTCTATACGTATCCATATATTCCTCTTACAGAAACTTCTCCTGAAGTTACTACTATATCTTCTCCTTGCTGGTCTGTTACTATGAGTTCACCTTTATTGGTGACACATTTCACATTACCAGTTATATCCTGTTTTCTTCCTGTAACTCTTACTTTTCTGCCTATATTTATACAATGTTCATTATATTCCTCAATGATTTTAGTTAAGTCTTCTGTTGCAAGGTATTTTTTATAGTAGTCTTCAAAAATCTCTAGAGTCCTTTTAACAAGTTTTTTTCTTTGATAGGATTGATTTCCTTCTATCATCAATGAAGTTGCAATATTATCTAATTCTGGTGGGAATTTTTCTATATTCACATTTATTCCTATTCCTACTACCACAAAATTGATAAAGTCTATTTCCGAGTTCATTTCTGTTAGTAATCCGCATATTTTTTTACCGTTCACAACAATGTCATTAGGCCATTTGATTGACGCTTCTAAGTTGGTTATCTCTCTTACAGCCTTGCATACTGCTAGTCCTGCTACCAACGTCAACATTGAAGCATTCTCTGGCATCACACTAGGTCTTAATATAGCAGACATCCATATGCCTGTACCAGGTGGAGAAACCCACATCTTACCTCTTCTACCCTTACCTGCTGTTTGTTCTTCAGCAATAACGACCGTTCCGTTGCTTGCACCTTCTAAGGCTAATTTTTTAGCTTGTTGATTGGTAGAGTCCAGTTTATCAAAATTAATTATTTTATTACCGATAATTTCTGTATTAAGATTATAATGTAATTCTTCGCTGTTCAATATATCAGGAGATGATAGAAGTCTATAGCCTTTTCTCGTAACGGATTCGATTTCATAACCTTCTTCTTTTAAACGATTAATAACTTTCCATATAGCCGTTCTGGAGACCCCTAGTTGTTTGCTTATTTCTTCACCTGAAATGTAGTCATCAGCTTCATTCAGTAATTGTATTATTTTCTCTTTCATAGTGTATTCCCTACTTACATTCTTTTTTATGTATTATATCAGAATGAAATAAATAGTGTCAATTGTAATGAATTTTTAAGTTTCGTTTAATGTTAGAATTAAATTGCAGGTAAGTCAGAAAAAATGTTTTGTTCGGACTTGGCTTTTGCAAAATAGTATATGTATATGTTACGCCAGCAACTTGCTCGTCCTGAGCTCAACGAATAATAATGGACATCGAGTCCATTATCATTCCTGACAGTCCAGTAGGGCTGTCAGATTAAATGCTGGGTTCGGCGTCCTGCCTCACTACTCCACATATACATATACTATTTTGCTTTGAAATTTCCGTATGTATAATCACAAAACATTTTTTCTTCTGATTAGTATAACTATTGGTTATTGTAGATTTTATTTACAATTGTAAAAGCATTAAGAAAAAGACAGTGAATATACCACTGTCTTATTAATACCTATATTGTTCCGACCATCACAGCTTTTATAGTGTGCATTCTATTTTCAGCTTCGTCAAATATTACTTGTGAGTACTGTTCGAATACTTCTTCTGTTATTTCGTTGCCTTTTACTGCTGGTAGGCAATGCATGCATATTGTGTCGTTTTTATTGGTTTTAGTTAGCAATTCTTTATTTACTTGATATGGTTTTAATAATTTGATTCTTTCGGCGGCTTTGGTCTCTTCGCCCATTGAGCACCATACGTCTGTATATATTATATCTGCTTGTGCTACTTCCTCGGTATCGTCTGATATGTTTATTATACTTCCTGATTCTTTTGCAAAGGCTTTGCATTCATCTATTAACTGGTCTACAGGCCATAACTGTTTAGGAGCGATTAATGTGAAATTCATTCCCATCTTGCTGCATCCAATCATTAGACTGTTAGCCATATTGTTACGTCCATCACCTACATAGACAAAATTAAGTCCTTCCAGCTTTCCAAATTTCTCTTTTATAGTCAATAAATCGGCTAATATCTGAGTTGGATGGTAATCATCAGTCAATCCATTCCATACTGGAACACCGCTGTACTTGGCTAATTTTTCTACATGTTCTTGTGAAAAACCTCTGAACTCTATTCCATCAAATAATCTTCCTAACACTCTTGCAGTATCTTCAACAGATTCTTTATAACCTAATTGTATATCGTTCTTACCTAGATACTCAGGATGCCCTCCTTCATCTGTACAAGCTACAGTAAAAGCACATCTTGTTCTTGTAGAAGGCTTTTCGAATATTAAAGCTATATTTTTCCCTTTTAAACCTTCTCCAATAATACCCATTCTCTTCTTTTGCTTCAAATCTCCTGCTAGATTTAATAAATATTCAATTTCAACTTTGTTAAAATCCTTCAAAGTTAATAAGCTTTTTCCTTTTAGGTTAACTGTCATAGCCATCTCTCCTTTATGTATATTTATTCATATTTATTAATTATTATTCTATAAATATTAATCCATTTTGTCAAGTATTAAAAAACCGACTACATTATTGCAGTCGGTTAAGCTTATCTAAAATGAATTCAGGCTCTTTCATACATTCATCTATGTAGTCGTTAAAATCAGTCCTTGCTATATCTACTTTCAAAACTGGCAGTTTTTTTTCATAGCAATATAGTAAGTTACCACTTATATTTGGTTGTTTTGATTTTCACCATATAATTCAAAAGCTAACTTGAATCCTATCTTGAAACCATAAACAAAATGAATTTTAGATTCAATTACAGAACTTTCAGATTTTATGTCCAGTAATCTTTCGTAAACTTCTCTTTGCTCTTGGTTTATTAGATCTTGAAATTCACCTTCTACTTTAATAACTTCTGAGGTAGCTTTTATGTACTCATCTGTTTGACAGAAATTTTCATACGAATCAATTTCTCCATTAAATAGTTGTTCTATTATTGATTCCATATATGCCTCCTTAATATTATAAATATCATAGATTACATTGAATTCCACAACAAACAGATGTATAATATATTTACCTCTGTTTATTGTGGAGGCAAGTTAGAAGCAGTGTTCATTTTAGAGTTTTGGCACTGCTTCTTTTATTTTGCCTTGAGGTCATCAGCAACTTTCTTAATACCCTTACGAACTACATCAGAGCGGTTACTATTAAGCTCTTTGGCACATTCATCAAGCATATCCATAGTTTCTTTATCCACTCTTAACTGTAGTCTTATATTCTTAGGATTATCAGAAAGCGGTCGACCCATTTTCTTGGATGCCATTATTTCACCTCACTTTTTGTTAGCACAATAATATTGTATATTTGTTACAACAAAAAGTCAAGTATTTATCATAAAAATATTAGAATTGATGCGTTAAGTTAATAACTCATCAGACTATTAATTAGTATCTTTCTGATATTTTAACTTATACTTAGTAGTAAGATAGTAAGTGTGCCATAGTACAATATCATTAATTTAAGCTTTTTGACATATATTAAACTAATTTTACTGATAACCAATAGGTAAGTTTTAATATTAATTTTGCTAAATATTATAATTTTCTACATTATTAATAACCATAGATATCTAATAATTCTAAAATATATTGA
The window above is part of the Vallitalea guaymasensis genome. Proteins encoded here:
- the argF gene encoding ornithine carbamoyltransferase, with protein sequence MTVNLKGKSLLTLKDFNKVEIEYLLNLAGDLKQKKRMGIIGEGLKGKNIALIFEKPSTRTRCAFTVACTDEGGHPEYLGKNDIQLGYKESVEDTARVLGRLFDGIEFRGFSQEHVEKLAKYSGVPVWNGLTDDYHPTQILADLLTIKEKFGKLEGLNFVYVGDGRNNMANSLMIGCSKMGMNFTLIAPKQLWPVDQLIDECKAFAKESGSIINISDDTEEVAQADIIYTDVWCSMGEETKAAERIKLLKPYQVNKELLTKTNKNDTICMHCLPAVKGNEITEEVFEQYSQVIFDEAENRMHTIKAVMVGTI
- a CDS encoding ECF transporter S component, yielding MKKRVSTRKLVLASVMVAITIILAYTPLGLIPLPPINPTILHIPTIIIAIVEGPIMGVVVGLGFGVATLIKAFTMPASPLDPLFMNPLISVLPRILIGITTYYSYALIKHLLGKTKKSESIAVGFGAVIGSFTNTIGVLGMIFIVYSDFIKDKLGVEAKTLIYSVATTSGVGEAVLAAAVSIGVVYSLKKAFYRK
- a CDS encoding Dabb family protein translates to MIRHVVMFKYQEEAEGNDKKYNLNKTKELLEKLQGKVEEIKYLHVGLNDDEADNSNYDLVLTVDVESISDLNAYQINPDHALVGKFIKKVAMARACVDYRV
- a CDS encoding type III pantothenate kinase; this encodes MLLVIDIGNTNIVLGAYEEDKLVANWRMTTKTPRTSDEYGLFMYNLFLHKGIDVNEVKDVIIASVVPNIMYSLVNGIIKYFKTTPIIVGPGVKTGINIRTDNPKEVGADRIVNIVSAYYTYGGPAIVIDFGTATTYDIVTEDGIFNAAITSPGLKISANALWQKAAKLPEIEIKKPKTILAKNTITSMQAGLVYGYIGQVEYIVKKVKEEMNLPDMKVVATGGLAKVIYKETNAIDVYDPMLTLKGLKIIHDKNKN
- a CDS encoding biotin--[acetyl-CoA-carboxylase] ligase; protein product: MKEKIIQLLNEADDYISGEEISKQLGVSRTAIWKVINRLKEEGYEIESVTRKGYRLLSSPDILNSEELHYNLNTEIIGNKIINFDKLDSTNQQAKKLALEGASNGTVVIAEEQTAGKGRRGKMWVSPPGTGIWMSAILRPSVMPENASMLTLVAGLAVCKAVREITNLEASIKWPNDIVVNGKKICGLLTEMNSEIDFINFVVVGIGINVNIEKFPPELDNIATSLMIEGNQSYQRKKLVKRTLEIFEDYYKKYLATEDLTKIIEEYNEHCINIGRKVRVTGRKQDITGNVKCVTNKGELIVTDQQGEDIVVTSGEVSVRGIYGYV
- a CDS encoding DUF6145 family protein: MFDERVILCVSNAYNKKYYLNEDFEQLPQQIKDELKILSVLYTEDVGGILTIGFEESGDLFLEVEANENDLLFDEIGSGLKIKQMQTDKQELWESLEMFFRVFYLGEE
- a CDS encoding DUF6809 family protein gives rise to the protein MESIIEQLFNGEIDSYENFCQTDEYIKATSEVIKVEGEFQDLINQEQREVYERLLDIKSESSVIESKIHFVYGFKIGFKLAFELYGENQNNQI
- a CDS encoding ribbon-helix-helix protein, CopG family, encoding MASKKMGRPLSDNPKNIRLQLRVDKETMDMLDECAKELNSNRSDVVRKGIKKVADDLKAK
- the dusB gene encoding tRNA dihydrouridine synthase DusB; translated protein: MKMKIGNIELENNVILAPMAGVTDLPYRLLCKEQGCGLVYTEMVSAKAIYYNNKNTKLLMQIDERERPVAVQLFGSEPDLMAEMAKRITEENPLIDIIDINMGCPVPKIVNNNEGSALMKNPKLIGEIVKKVSTAIDKPLTIKIRKGFDESNINAVEVAKIAEENGAAAIGVHGRTREQYYSGKADWDIIRQVKDAVTIPVLGNGDVFAPEDAKRLLEETGCDGILIGRGAQGNPWIFSRIIHYLETGEVLPNPTLDEIIDTINRHLEMLSEYKGSYTAVREMRKHISWYTKGLPGSAHIRREINSTQSMEELKEKIEEIKFI